Part of the Flagellimonas eckloniae genome, AGGGCGAACGCCTAAAAAGGTAATTGTTGTACCTGGCAAGATTGTGAACATTGTGGGCTAAGGAATCCTTATTATAGGAACATAGCTTTTATTGGAGTTGAAGTAAAGGTATCCCCGTATAAGAACATTAAATACCACCAACTATGGAAACCATTGAAATAATTGGTCTTGTGGCCGCAACATTGACCACTAGTTCGTTTGTCCCGCAAGTCTATAAAACCTGGAAATACAAATCTACCAAAGACATTTCCTTTACCATGTACATAGGATTTTTTGTTGGGACCATGCTTTGGTTGTACTACGGAATACAATACCAAAGTCTGGCCATTATTTTGGCTAATGCCGTTACTGGAATTTTGGTGTTGTTCATGCTTCTTTTAAAATTTAGATATAAATGAACCCTATAATTAATAGGGTATAAAATGTATAATTGAATATATATTTTAATATACCCCCTATGATTTTAGGGTAAAATGATAAAAAAAGTATTTTTTCAACGATTACCCCCTATTTTTTATCGAAATTATTTCGTAGTTTGTTTTTTTTGTAACACTTTTGAAGTGTAAATCAAAAAAAGCAACAAAATGATTGTAGGTATTCCAAAAGAAATCAAGAATAACGAAAGCCGAGTTGGAATGACTCCGGCTGGAGTTTTTGAATTGGTAAAGAATAACCATACCGTTTATGTGCAGTCTGGAGCAGGTGAAGGTAGCGGTTTTTTCAATCAGGATTATCAACAGGTTGGTGCAAGTATTTTAGAGACAATAGATGAGGTATACGCTGCAAGCGATATGATCGTAAAAGTAAAGGAGCCCATCGAAACAGAATATCGATTGATTAAAGAAGGTCAGATTGTGTTTACCTATTTCCATTTTGCTTCCAGTGAAAGATTGACCAAAGCTATGGTTGATAGTAAATCGGTCTGTATTGCCTATGAAACAGTTGAGGATGCTGAAGGAACATTGCCCTTGCTAACGCCAATGTCGGAAGTAGCTGGAAGAATGGCAATTCAACAAGGAGCAAAATATTTGGAGAAACCCGTAAAAGGTAGAGGAGTGCTTTTAGGAGGTGTTCCTGGAGTGGCACCCGGAAGGGTTTTGGTATTGGGCGCAGGTACCGTAGGTATTCAAGCTGCTAAAATGGCAGCCGGATTGGGTGCCCATGTAACCATATTGGACGTTAATATGAAACGGTTGCGCTATGTCAATGATGTAATGCCCAGTCATGTAGTCACCGAATTTTCAAATGAATTTAATATCAGAAAGCATATAAAAACCCATGATCTTATTGTAGGAGGTGTGCTCTTAAAAGGAGCAAAAGCACCAAACCTTATCACTAGGGATATGCTTAAAGAAATGCGCCCGGGAACCGTAATTGTGGATGTTGCGGTAGACCAGGGTGGTTGTATTGAAACAACAAAAGCCACAACCCATGAAGACCCGGTGTACATTATAGATGATATTGTACACTATTGCGTAGCTAATATGCCTGGGGCAGTCCCTTACACATCTACGGTTGCCTTGACTAATGTAACACTGCCCTATGTATTAAAATTAGCTAACATGGGATGGCAAAGTGCCTGTAATTTGGATAAAGCCCTTTCTAAAGGGCTTAACATTGTTGAAGGAGAAATTGTATACAAAGAAATTACAGAAGCCTTTAATTGGGAGCCTGTATTTGCTTAACACGCATTTTGTCAGTAAAATAGCCCCGCCCAAAAATGGCGGGGTTTTTGCTTTTCAATGGGTATGATATTTCTGTGTAAATGGGAATGTTTAGTATCTTTAAATAATTTCAAAAGCTAAAACTATGATGACATATTATATATTGATTGGTGCTGTGGCCTTGATCAGCTGGGTTGTAAGCAGTCGATTGAAAAGTAAATTCAAAAAATATTCCAAGGTTCACCTTCGTAATGGTATGAGCGGAGCTGAAATTGCGCAAAAAATGCTTGATGACCATGGTATTAGGGATGTCAAAGTGATTTCCACTGCTGGAATGCTCACAGATCATTACAATCCTAAAAACAAAACTGTAAACTTGAGCGAAGGGGTGTATAGCCAACGCAATGCATCTGCAGCTGCGGTTGCCGCGCATGAAGTTGGTCATGCCGTGCAACATGCCCAAGCCTATGAATGGCTGACCATGCGATCTAAGTTGGTTCCTGTGGTTAGCGTTACGTCTGGGATGTCTACTTGGGTGGTTTTTGGTGGATTGATGCTAGGTGCCGCAGCAGGAGTTGGAATTGGCTACTATATTGCCATTGCTGGTTTGGTAATGATGGGCTTTGCTACAATTTTTAGTTTTATCACTTTACCCGTGGAATATGATGCAAGCAACCGCGCATTGGCATGGCTAAAGCAAAAAAATATGGTAAGTCAAGAGGAGTATGCCGGTGCTGAAGATGCCTTAAAATGGGCGGCCAGAACCTATTTGGTTGCGGCTTTGGGAGCCTTGGCTTCATTGGTGTATTGGGCTTTCCAAGTTTTTGGCGGAAGGGACTAAATTTATTGGAACAAAATATGAGCCCGTTTGAAGCAATTCAAATGGGCTTTTTATATTGAAATCTGTCGGTCTATCTGCTGATTTAATGAAATAAAGGTCTCAGTTCTGGAAACTCCATCGATTTGTTGAATTTTTTTGTTCAATACCATCATCAAATGTTCATTGTCCTTGCATAAAACCTTAATAAGAATAGACCAGTTTCCAGTTGTATAATGGCATTCCAGCACTTCAGGAATTTTTTCCAAAGCTTTGACTGCTTGAGGATTGGCCATTGCCTTGTCCAGAAAAACACCAATGTAAGCCATTGTGGTATATCCCAAAACTTTGGGGTTGATGATGAATTTAGAGCCTGCCAACAATCCAGATTTTTCCAATTTACGTAGCCGTTGATGTATCGCGGCTCCAGAAATACCGATGTTTCGGGCAATTTCTAAAATGGGCCTACGGGCATCTTCCATCAAATACCTTAGTATTTTTTTATCAATACCATCAATTTTAACCGAACTGTTAGGAGTCTTCATAGGAATTATTGAAAATTGTAGTTAAAGATACCTAGAAACTATAAAACTTTAACTTCCAATAGAGTTTGGGTTGTATCCTAGGTAGGGCACTTCGTATTCCTTAAAGTTAATTCCATACTGTTTTAGTTCAGAAAGTATGGGGCGGTAAACTTCGCTTTTTATTGGAATTTGTACGCCAGGAGTCTTGATTTTCCCATTTAGAATTTGGAGCGCTGCCATCGCAACGGGCAGGCCAACGGTTTTTGCCATTGCAGTATAATTTTGATTTTCACCCAATACCACCATGTTGGCATCTATTTGTTTTTTCTTACCATCAATTTCATAACCAAATTTGTGGTACATAACGATCATGTCCTTCTCATCTGCTTCAAGGGTCCAATTATCTTCAAGGATATATTGCAGCATTTGGGCCGGACTGGCATTTTTTAATGGAATTCGTTTCGTTTCGTCAAAAAGATTCAATTCCAATAGTTTCCCCCATTTAATATCATCTTGGTCAATTTTAAGGTAATGGCGCAATTTCAATTCAACTGAATCAGTTGGTGAGTAGGGTAAAAATAAATTCACAAATTGTCGGTAAGACATGCCCTCAGAATTTTCAATGTTGTAACTATCATCCGTCATGCCAAGTAGCACAAACATTTGCCATGCTTTGGAGAAGCCCACTCTGCGCATTGTGCCGCGATAAAGTGTCAAAACATCCTGAAGACCGTAAGCGTCCCTATATTTTAAGGAATCCCTATTGGGATATACCTCAAAAGAGCCATACCCGTCAATATTTAAAAGTTCAGTACGGCGAAATAGTTTTTGGTACGGAATATATTTATAGGATCCTTCTTGGATAAATTTTGCAGCTCCACCTTGACCGGCCAGTACCACATTTCTTGGGTTCCATGTAAATTTATAGTTCCAAAGATTTGAATCGTGTTCAGGGGCAACCAAACCACCCGTAAAAGATTCAAAAAGTAACATTTTTCCGCCCTGATTGCGAATACGATCAATAACTTCCATGGCACTCATATGATCTATGCCAGGATCCAGCCCTATTTCATTCATAAAAACAAGACCGCTTTTTCTTGCGTCATTGTCCAGTTTTTGAATCTCTTTGCTTATATAAGATGCAGTAACAAGATGCTTTTTATAGTGGATACAGCCCTCCGCTATTTTTATATGTAGTCTTGGGGGCAACATTGAAACCACAATTGATGCTGATACTATGGCCTTCCTTCTTTCGTCATCATTAAATATGTCCAAAGCAATGACAGTACAATTCTTATGGGAGGAAATGGAGGTTGAAATGTTCTCAGGATTGATGTCGCCAATTAACAAATGAAGATTCTCCTCTTTTGATTTTTTTAGGATATAATCCAATAGATATGAGGTAGATTTTCCTGCTCCAAAGACCAAAATAGTGCGGGCCATAGGTTTTAGTTACTTTTGATTAAAACGAAATACTAAGGTATCAAATTGTTATATTTTTAAAAATAAAGGGAATTTAAGTTATGAACAAAACAATTTTATTGACCGCAACACTACTAGGACTGCTAGCAATTCTTTTGGGTGCTTTTGGGGCACATGGATTGGAGAAATTAATCACTGGATATGCTATTGATACCTTTGAAGTTGGGGTACGCTATCAAATGTACCATGCACTTTTTTTGTTGATTTTGGGAGTTTGGGATGGGCTTCGTATAAAGCAGAAAAGAACAGTGTTCATTTTGATTCTTACGGGTGTTATTTTGTTCTCTTTTTCAATTTATGCCCTGTCTATCAATAGTTTATTCAATTTTGAATTTATGAAAATAGCAATATTAACTCCCATAGGTGGCACTTTTTTAATTTTAGGGTGGTTTCTTTTTGGGTATTACATTTTAACCAAGAAATCGATTAAATAAACTATAATAAAGCCTTTTAGAGATTATATTTTTCTAGTTTTGTACCAACTAAAAAAACTAAACTATGGATACGTCCACTCCGATTACGAAAACGATTTCGTTAAATGAATATGGGATAAAAAACGAGCATATTCATTACCAACTTTCTTCTGAGCAATTGCATGACCTTACCATTGAAATGGACATGGGTAAAGAA contains:
- a CDS encoding SemiSWEET family sugar transporter — protein: METIEIIGLVAATLTTSSFVPQVYKTWKYKSTKDISFTMYIGFFVGTMLWLYYGIQYQSLAIILANAVTGILVLFMLLLKFRYK
- a CDS encoding Lrp/AsnC family transcriptional regulator, with protein sequence MKTPNSSVKIDGIDKKILRYLMEDARRPILEIARNIGISGAAIHQRLRKLEKSGLLAGSKFIINPKVLGYTTMAYIGVFLDKAMANPQAVKALEKIPEVLECHYTTGNWSILIKVLCKDNEHLMMVLNKKIQQIDGVSRTETFISLNQQIDRQISI
- a CDS encoding DUF423 domain-containing protein — encoded protein: MNKTILLTATLLGLLAILLGAFGAHGLEKLITGYAIDTFEVGVRYQMYHALFLLILGVWDGLRIKQKRTVFILILTGVILFSFSIYALSINSLFNFEFMKIAILTPIGGTFLILGWFLFGYYILTKKSIK
- a CDS encoding saccharopine dehydrogenase family protein; translated protein: MARTILVFGAGKSTSYLLDYILKKSKEENLHLLIGDINPENISTSISSHKNCTVIALDIFNDDERRKAIVSASIVVSMLPPRLHIKIAEGCIHYKKHLVTASYISKEIQKLDNDARKSGLVFMNEIGLDPGIDHMSAMEVIDRIRNQGGKMLLFESFTGGLVAPEHDSNLWNYKFTWNPRNVVLAGQGGAAKFIQEGSYKYIPYQKLFRRTELLNIDGYGSFEVYPNRDSLKYRDAYGLQDVLTLYRGTMRRVGFSKAWQMFVLLGMTDDSYNIENSEGMSYRQFVNLFLPYSPTDSVELKLRHYLKIDQDDIKWGKLLELNLFDETKRIPLKNASPAQMLQYILEDNWTLEADEKDMIVMYHKFGYEIDGKKKQIDANMVVLGENQNYTAMAKTVGLPVAMAALQILNGKIKTPGVQIPIKSEVYRPILSELKQYGINFKEYEVPYLGYNPNSIGS
- a CDS encoding zinc metallopeptidase gives rise to the protein MMTYYILIGAVALISWVVSSRLKSKFKKYSKVHLRNGMSGAEIAQKMLDDHGIRDVKVISTAGMLTDHYNPKNKTVNLSEGVYSQRNASAAAVAAHEVGHAVQHAQAYEWLTMRSKLVPVVSVTSGMSTWVVFGGLMLGAAAGVGIGYYIAIAGLVMMGFATIFSFITLPVEYDASNRALAWLKQKNMVSQEEYAGAEDALKWAARTYLVAALGALASLVYWAFQVFGGRD
- the ald gene encoding alanine dehydrogenase; this translates as MIVGIPKEIKNNESRVGMTPAGVFELVKNNHTVYVQSGAGEGSGFFNQDYQQVGASILETIDEVYAASDMIVKVKEPIETEYRLIKEGQIVFTYFHFASSERLTKAMVDSKSVCIAYETVEDAEGTLPLLTPMSEVAGRMAIQQGAKYLEKPVKGRGVLLGGVPGVAPGRVLVLGAGTVGIQAAKMAAGLGAHVTILDVNMKRLRYVNDVMPSHVVTEFSNEFNIRKHIKTHDLIVGGVLLKGAKAPNLITRDMLKEMRPGTVIVDVAVDQGGCIETTKATTHEDPVYIIDDIVHYCVANMPGAVPYTSTVALTNVTLPYVLKLANMGWQSACNLDKALSKGLNIVEGEIVYKEITEAFNWEPVFA